One Dokdonia sp. Dokd-P16 genomic window carries:
- a CDS encoding heme NO-binding domain-containing protein, protein MKGIVFTEFLDLVETKFGLEMVDTILNESELPSNGVYTAVGTYSFTEMVSLLTNLSKETGLVIDDLLLVYGEHFFTVVEKSYPSFLKQYTDPIEMLSSIENHIHVEVRKIYPDAELPTFTIEEKTPESLVMIYKSSRAMHAFGRGLMNKTFEFFNTKATILVEKLKENGTEVKFSIATYE, encoded by the coding sequence ATGAAAGGAATTGTATTTACAGAGTTTTTAGATCTTGTTGAAACAAAATTTGGTTTAGAAATGGTTGACACCATTCTTAATGAATCTGAGTTACCTTCTAATGGTGTTTATACAGCAGTAGGAACCTATAGCTTTACAGAGATGGTGAGCCTACTTACTAATTTAAGTAAGGAAACGGGACTTGTAATTGATGATTTATTACTGGTTTATGGAGAGCATTTTTTTACGGTAGTAGAAAAAAGTTATCCATCTTTTTTAAAGCAATATACAGATCCAATAGAGATGCTTTCATCTATAGAAAACCACATACATGTAGAGGTTAGAAAGATTTATCCAGATGCAGAGTTGCCTACTTTTACCATAGAAGAGAAGACTCCGGAAAGTCTCGTAATGATCTATAAGTCAAGCAGAGCCATGCATGCCTTTGGTCGAGGACTAATGAATAAAACTTTTGAGTTTTTTAATACAAAAGCTACTATCTTAGTTGAAAAATTAAAAGAAAACGGAACCGAAGTAAAATTCAGCATAGCAACATATGAGTGA
- a CDS encoding DUF6923 family protein: protein MKANFYSLTRQLIALSCLLYSFTASSQDVPFNCDYSAYLFQYNDVYAIDLASGNSFLAAKDITAGKINAAAYNPADGYIWGYLSSPSKSIVKIGKNFETTTITIDALPSGNKYVGDISATGQYYFKSGGSTYYTVDLDPASETYTELTSTASLSQSLNIHDWAFNAVDNQLYAVEKGTNILYRINPENGQVQPLGIVPILSGLNYTYGAVYFDASGRFYVSANQTGTIYVIQSVQDLDGIGVIDSNLFAFGPSSASNDGARCPTAPVLQEICDNGIDDDGDGLIDCEDPSCSGYGMCATIDPEASTGNKGGLESNNRLSNAIAKRNFNRAKESYEFNKDLAPLVDKKDTYAVRTAQAFTLADLIPLEEIDEDYVVESTPTDLVGITNATDVYAVDYIKGELSTASILALKTENGVYEHTKYICDRLLGAELISVSTIAINDQQFIKSLIKNIDGSVEFVLSLSAKMVNNETEFAVESHWNLDSYEDDVTFYNFQIWANSIDDLHKLGQQVLNLLEVQKPVTAYSTSAPPTVFVKKGNYNNGALQLEIINTNATESVIFDAGIRATETSEIVTTTSSISLGENYITQVTIDTGYLFDIGFRIGDGINTPDDLFLSDGPWGVDASQEGTDVVIYEISENEQTYADDTYAIERNLSLTATTNSYVAAYRALTARFQAVDVSIFNALQMTAKGTGNLEITFVKESIEIWEDQYKATIVLTESNQDFDISFENFTSTSGVPLLLNDLVTVVFTMVSQDGTMVTKEMELNDIQFANSEVLSTDENIVVADALINYPNPFISQTTIRLPQASATVQITVVDMLGRIVDAQEITTNNGGLTAAYNAPNLQTGIYTYKIIDSASQQHSGKFVIKR, encoded by the coding sequence ATGAAAGCAAATTTCTACTCTCTTACAAGACAATTAATCGCACTAAGTTGCCTGCTGTATTCATTTACAGCTAGCTCACAAGATGTCCCTTTTAATTGTGATTATAGTGCATACTTATTTCAATACAATGATGTGTACGCTATTGACCTTGCTTCTGGAAATTCTTTTTTAGCAGCAAAAGATATCACAGCAGGAAAGATAAACGCAGCGGCATACAATCCAGCAGATGGGTACATCTGGGGATATTTATCAAGCCCATCAAAATCCATTGTCAAAATAGGTAAGAACTTTGAGACTACTACTATCACTATAGATGCATTACCTTCTGGCAATAAATATGTAGGTGACATAAGCGCTACAGGACAATATTATTTTAAATCTGGCGGGAGTACATACTACACTGTAGACCTTGATCCAGCGTCAGAAACATACACAGAGCTTACTTCTACGGCTTCATTATCACAAAGTTTAAATATACACGACTGGGCATTTAATGCAGTAGATAATCAGTTGTATGCTGTAGAGAAAGGAACGAACATATTATATAGAATTAACCCAGAAAATGGACAAGTGCAACCTTTAGGTATTGTACCTATCTTATCAGGACTTAACTACACCTATGGAGCCGTTTATTTTGATGCATCAGGACGTTTCTACGTATCTGCAAATCAAACAGGGACTATTTATGTAATACAAAGTGTTCAAGACCTTGATGGGATAGGAGTTATAGATTCAAATCTTTTTGCCTTTGGACCATCTAGTGCAAGTAATGATGGCGCACGTTGCCCTACAGCACCGGTGTTACAAGAAATTTGTGATAACGGCATTGATGATGACGGTGACGGGCTCATAGATTGTGAAGATCCATCATGCTCAGGATACGGGATGTGTGCAACTATAGACCCAGAAGCATCTACAGGAAATAAAGGAGGATTAGAAAGTAATAATAGACTCTCTAACGCCATCGCAAAACGTAATTTTAATCGTGCAAAGGAGAGTTATGAGTTTAATAAAGACCTTGCACCGCTAGTAGATAAGAAAGACACTTACGCCGTAAGAACTGCGCAAGCATTTACGCTTGCAGATCTTATCCCACTAGAGGAGATTGATGAGGATTATGTAGTAGAGTCTACACCTACAGATCTAGTAGGTATCACAAATGCAACAGATGTTTATGCTGTAGATTACATAAAAGGCGAACTCTCAACCGCATCTATTCTTGCACTTAAGACAGAAAATGGCGTGTATGAGCACACGAAATATATCTGTGATCGTTTACTAGGAGCAGAGCTTATATCTGTATCTACGATAGCAATTAATGATCAACAATTTATTAAGTCACTTATTAAAAATATAGATGGTAGTGTAGAATTTGTTTTAAGCCTTTCGGCGAAAATGGTAAACAACGAGACTGAGTTTGCTGTAGAAAGCCACTGGAATCTGGATAGTTATGAAGATGATGTGACATTTTACAACTTCCAAATATGGGCAAACTCGATTGATGATTTACACAAGCTAGGACAACAAGTTTTGAATCTTCTAGAAGTACAAAAGCCAGTAACAGCATATAGTACCTCAGCACCACCTACGGTTTTTGTAAAAAAAGGAAACTATAACAACGGAGCTTTACAACTAGAAATTATCAATACAAACGCAACCGAAAGTGTAATCTTTGACGCAGGAATAAGAGCAACAGAAACAAGCGAGATTGTAACAACAACCTCTAGCATCTCACTTGGCGAAAATTACATCACACAAGTAACCATAGATACTGGATACTTATTTGACATAGGCTTTAGAATAGGCGACGGGATTAATACTCCAGATGATTTATTCTTATCTGACGGACCATGGGGAGTAGATGCATCTCAAGAAGGGACAGATGTAGTAATCTATGAAATTTCAGAAAACGAACAAACATATGCAGATGATACTTATGCTATAGAACGTAACCTGTCGCTCACAGCAACTACAAATAGTTATGTTGCGGCATATAGAGCACTTACAGCACGATTTCAAGCAGTAGACGTAAGTATATTTAATGCACTACAGATGACAGCAAAGGGAACAGGAAACTTAGAAATTACCTTTGTAAAGGAAAGCATAGAAATCTGGGAAGACCAGTATAAAGCAACGATAGTACTTACAGAAAGCAATCAAGATTTTGACATCTCATTTGAGAATTTTACAAGTACATCGGGAGTACCGCTATTACTTAATGATCTAGTAACAGTAGTATTTACCATGGTATCTCAAGATGGAACGATGGTTACAAAAGAAATGGAGCTTAATGATATACAATTTGCAAACTCAGAAGTACTTTCAACAGACGAAAATATAGTGGTAGCAGATGCATTAATAAATTACCCTAACCCATTTATATCGCAGACTACAATACGTTTACCACAAGCAAGTGCAACAGTACAAATCACAGTAGTAGATATGCTAGGGCGCATAGTAGATGCACAAGAAATAACAACGAATAACGGAGGCTTAACAGCAGCTTATAATGCTCCAAATTTACAAACAGGTATCTACACTTATAAAATAATAGATAGTGCCTCACAACAACACAGTGGCAAGTTTGTCATAAAAAGATAA
- a CDS encoding sensor histidine kinase → MNPLLKRQIRKYLPDDLKDREDMQVFFDAVGGSYDNFDNQFKLTQLAMKLSSDELFEANKQLREESQRQQGLLIRLQSVINAVQPFGEDDDEGIDIGDANLAEYISQQAEQLILVNRDQELLVKELALQNQELNDYAHIVSHDLKSPLRSIEALVSWLKEDYGDAIGEEGKTQIGLIVTHLEKMDALITGILNYSSIDKEVRTERQIDLNVLVKETVDLMHLPEHITIKIHKLPTILADRFKIQQLFQNLIGNAVSSIDKPKGLIEVIARNLDDNFQFEIKDNGKGINPAYFHKIFQVFQKLENDSESTGIGLSIVKKIVHFYDGKIWLDSTEGVGTTFYFTLPQTT, encoded by the coding sequence ATGAACCCACTCTTAAAAAGACAAATACGTAAATATCTTCCTGACGATCTTAAAGATCGTGAGGATATGCAGGTCTTTTTTGATGCCGTGGGAGGATCATATGATAATTTTGACAATCAGTTTAAGTTGACACAACTAGCCATGAAACTAAGCTCAGATGAGCTATTTGAAGCAAATAAACAACTTAGAGAAGAGTCACAAAGACAGCAAGGATTATTGATACGCTTGCAGTCTGTTATAAATGCAGTACAACCCTTTGGTGAAGATGATGATGAAGGTATTGATATAGGCGACGCAAACCTAGCCGAATATATAAGCCAGCAAGCAGAGCAACTTATCCTAGTAAATAGAGATCAAGAATTACTAGTAAAAGAACTAGCATTGCAAAACCAAGAGCTCAATGATTATGCACACATTGTATCTCATGATCTCAAATCACCATTGCGCAGTATTGAAGCATTAGTAAGTTGGCTCAAAGAAGATTATGGAGACGCCATAGGCGAGGAGGGAAAAACTCAAATTGGTCTTATAGTAACCCATTTAGAAAAAATGGATGCCCTTATTACAGGTATTTTAAATTACTCTTCTATTGACAAGGAAGTACGCACAGAACGACAGATAGACCTTAATGTTCTGGTAAAAGAAACCGTAGATCTCATGCATCTACCAGAGCATATTACTATTAAAATACATAAGCTACCTACTATTCTTGCAGACCGTTTTAAAATCCAGCAGTTATTTCAAAATTTGATAGGTAATGCTGTAAGCAGTATAGATAAGCCTAAAGGACTTATAGAAGTAATAGCAAGAAACCTTGATGATAATTTCCAGTTTGAAATCAAGGATAATGGTAAAGGAATTAATCCAGCATACTTCCACAAGATTTTTCAAGTGTTTCAAAAGCTAGAGAATGATTCTGAAAGTACGGGAATTGGATTATCTATTGTTAAGAAAATCGTACACTTCTATGATGGTAAAATATGGTTAGATAGCACAGAAGGTGTGGGAACTACATTTTATTTTACGTTACCTCAAACTACATGA
- a CDS encoding PAS domain S-box protein: MSDPKIKMYERALAREKAARKEAERILEEKSLELYHKSEELRVSNSKLEDIVKERTSELEGVFENIVDAYVVMELSGNVIKMNDAAIKLLGYSLEDNFNLWDIVHPDENDKVVEGFEILTSKGAITDFQIKIIIASGAIKLVHINASIVFNADGQPIAAQGIVRDITEEKAAEQRLVDSENRLSALILNLESGILLEDEHRNIVITNNRFCDFFNITATPEQLIGVNCENAATESKHLFKDPEEFVSRINTLTRKKEQALSDELKLVDGRILERDFIPIYEEGIYKGHLWTYRDVTLRRKFRESIEAERQKYSDIIANMNLGLTEVNLDNEILMVNNSFELLSGYTEEEILGKNAKEILLTPASQERLTQENNDRLSGASNSYEVQAITKSGEFKHWLISGAPNYNLNGKVIGSIGIHLDITELKSLEIQKENLLKKLEKSNDELQEYAHVVSHDLKSPLRSINALVNWIKDDNEGVLTEETMSHLAMIDTTLEKMEQLISDVLEYSSVGSENAPREKVNLQEVLADIETLLHCPEHITLYIHPDLPTVNGDKVKLQQLFQNLMSNAIRYCDKEEGHIEVGYTENKTHYTFTVKDNGIGIPKEYHDKIFKIFQSLNNHKDSTGIGLSIVKKIVDLYKGSIWLESNVGEGTTFFFTLQK, from the coding sequence ATGAGTGACCCCAAAATCAAGATGTATGAAAGAGCACTAGCGCGTGAAAAGGCCGCTAGAAAAGAAGCCGAGCGTATTCTTGAGGAAAAGTCATTAGAATTATATCACAAATCTGAGGAGTTGAGAGTTTCAAACTCAAAACTGGAAGATATTGTAAAAGAACGCACTTCTGAACTTGAAGGAGTGTTTGAAAACATTGTGGATGCTTACGTGGTTATGGAGTTATCTGGCAATGTTATCAAGATGAATGATGCTGCCATAAAACTTCTAGGGTATAGCCTAGAAGATAACTTCAATCTTTGGGATATTGTCCACCCAGACGAAAATGATAAAGTTGTCGAGGGTTTTGAAATCCTAACCTCTAAAGGAGCAATAACAGATTTTCAAATAAAAATTATTATTGCTTCAGGAGCTATTAAGTTGGTTCATATTAATGCAAGTATTGTATTTAATGCAGATGGACAACCTATAGCAGCGCAAGGTATTGTAAGAGATATTACTGAAGAAAAAGCTGCAGAGCAACGTCTCGTAGATTCAGAAAATAGATTATCTGCGCTTATCTTAAACCTAGAAAGTGGTATACTTTTAGAAGATGAGCACAGAAATATTGTAATCACAAATAATCGCTTTTGCGATTTTTTTAATATTACTGCTACTCCAGAACAACTCATCGGAGTAAACTGTGAGAATGCAGCAACAGAAAGCAAACATCTTTTTAAGGATCCAGAAGAATTTGTATCAAGAATTAATACGCTTACACGAAAAAAAGAACAAGCGCTATCTGATGAGCTTAAATTAGTTGATGGTCGTATCTTGGAGAGAGATTTTATTCCTATTTATGAAGAAGGTATTTATAAAGGTCACCTTTGGACGTATAGAGATGTTACCTTGAGAAGAAAGTTTCGCGAAAGCATAGAAGCAGAACGTCAAAAATATAGTGACATTATTGCAAATATGAACTTGGGTCTTACTGAGGTAAATCTTGATAATGAAATTTTGATGGTTAATAATAGTTTTGAACTATTATCTGGATATACGGAAGAGGAAATACTTGGGAAAAATGCAAAGGAAATACTACTTACACCAGCATCTCAAGAAAGGCTTACTCAAGAGAATAATGATAGGTTGAGCGGAGCGTCAAATTCATACGAAGTGCAGGCTATAACTAAGAGTGGTGAATTTAAACACTGGTTAATAAGTGGTGCTCCAAACTATAATTTAAATGGCAAAGTCATAGGCTCTATAGGAATACACCTCGATATAACAGAGCTCAAAAGTTTAGAGATACAAAAGGAAAATCTTTTAAAGAAGCTTGAAAAAAGTAATGATGAGCTGCAGGAGTATGCACATGTAGTTTCTCATGATCTTAAAAGTCCGCTTAGGAGTATAAATGCACTTGTAAATTGGATTAAGGATGATAATGAAGGTGTGCTTACAGAGGAAACAATGAGTCATCTTGCGATGATAGACACCACTTTAGAAAAGATGGAACAGCTTATATCTGATGTTCTTGAATACTCCAGTGTAGGATCTGAAAATGCCCCTCGAGAAAAAGTAAATTTACAAGAAGTACTAGCAGATATAGAAACTTTACTTCACTGTCCAGAACATATAACATTGTATATTCATCCAGATTTACCTACGGTAAATGGAGATAAAGTCAAGTTACAACAGTTATTTCAGAATTTGATGAGTAATGCTATACGTTATTGTGATAAAGAAGAAGGTCACATAGAAGTAGGATACACAGAAAACAAAACACATTATACCTTTACGGTTAAGGATAATGGAATCGGGATTCCTAAGGAATACCATGATAAAATATTTAAAATTTTTCAGTCACTCAATAACCATAAAGACTCGACGGGTATAGGACTTTCTATTGTTAAGAAAATAGTAGACCTTTATAAAGGAAGTATATGGTTAGAGAGCAACGTAGGAGAGGGAACTACTTTCTTTTTTACATTACAAAAATAA
- a CDS encoding Hpt domain-containing protein codes for MEQPNLNYIKELSGGDAGFEKKLIGVVQAELPQEIAEYEGNMKDSAFAKAAENVHKIKHKLGIVGLEKGYELAIAYEDELKEGKSTLKEEFESILTAVIHFIKDL; via the coding sequence ATGGAACAGCCCAATCTCAATTATATCAAAGAACTTTCAGGTGGAGACGCAGGTTTTGAAAAAAAACTTATAGGCGTTGTACAAGCAGAATTACCTCAAGAAATTGCCGAGTATGAAGGTAATATGAAGGATTCCGCTTTCGCGAAAGCGGCCGAAAATGTACATAAGATTAAACACAAACTAGGTATCGTAGGATTAGAAAAAGGGTACGAACTCGCCATTGCTTATGAAGATGAGCTTAAAGAAGGAAAATCAACCTTAAAAGAAGAATTTGAAAGCATTCTAACCGCTGTAATCCATTTTATAAAAGATTTATAA
- a CDS encoding FIST signal transduction protein — protein sequence MRTVQLQRDSSGSWHYLSESITLSNPLVLILGNRFLLEKEGVFEEVRDLFPSGHLVFGSSSGEIVAGAVNDEHITITAIEFEKSSFEIQTFNIHEVGDDSEKAGSTIIKKLTVEGLKHVFVLSEGSFVNGSALTKGMQGALPNVLITGGLCGDDARFEKTLASYNEAPKEGEIVVIGFYGETFEASFSIYGGWTPFGPERLITKSDGNILYEIDGKPALDLYKTYLGDKAQDLPGSALIYPLNVKSAENDQSFVRTILNIDEDKNAMILAGDVPEQSKVQLMMTNMDSIASASETAALRAMEGRNNPPQLALLISCIGRKLVLDQRIEEEVEEVMSVIGDDVVISGMYSYGEIAPFYGERSCKLHNQTMTITLISE from the coding sequence ATGAGAACAGTACAACTACAACGCGACTCGTCTGGTTCATGGCACTATTTAAGTGAATCCATAACACTTAGTAATCCGCTGGTGCTTATTCTAGGAAATCGTTTCCTTCTAGAAAAGGAAGGTGTTTTTGAGGAAGTAAGAGACTTATTTCCTTCGGGGCATTTAGTTTTTGGATCTTCTAGTGGTGAGATTGTAGCTGGTGCAGTAAATGATGAACATATTACAATAACCGCAATAGAGTTTGAAAAGTCTTCCTTTGAGATTCAAACATTTAATATTCATGAAGTAGGAGACGATAGTGAAAAAGCGGGATCTACAATAATAAAGAAGTTAACTGTAGAAGGCCTTAAGCATGTATTTGTATTATCTGAGGGGAGTTTTGTAAATGGATCTGCCCTCACCAAGGGAATGCAAGGAGCATTGCCTAATGTTTTAATTACTGGCGGACTTTGTGGAGATGATGCACGTTTTGAAAAAACACTTGCCTCTTATAATGAAGCACCAAAGGAAGGCGAGATTGTAGTCATAGGTTTTTATGGAGAAACCTTTGAAGCGTCATTTTCTATTTATGGTGGGTGGACACCTTTTGGACCAGAAAGGTTGATCACAAAATCTGATGGTAATATCTTATACGAGATAGATGGTAAACCAGCATTAGATTTATACAAAACCTACCTAGGTGATAAAGCACAAGATTTACCAGGATCTGCGCTTATTTATCCGCTCAATGTAAAAAGTGCAGAAAATGACCAGTCATTTGTACGTACGATTTTAAATATAGATGAAGATAAAAACGCGATGATTCTAGCAGGAGATGTGCCAGAGCAATCTAAGGTACAACTTATGATGACAAATATGGATAGTATCGCTTCGGCATCAGAAACCGCAGCATTGAGGGCTATGGAGGGAAGGAATAATCCGCCACAATTAGCATTGCTTATAAGCTGTATAGGACGTAAATTAGTACTAGATCAACGCATTGAAGAAGAGGTCGAGGAAGTGATGAGTGTGATAGGGGATGATGTAGTGATAAGTGGTATGTACTCTTATGGAGAGATTGCACCATTTTACGGAGAACGTAGTTGCAAATTGCATAATCAAACGATGACTATCACTTTAATAAGCGAATAG
- the hemN gene encoding oxygen-independent coproporphyrinogen III oxidase, producing the protein MCTLISKYNVAGPRYTSYPTVPYWDQDNFSLTQWKNTLQESFRESNTSQGISLYIHLPYCESMCTFCGCNKRITKNHDVEIPYIQSVLKELAMYVTLLGDKPVIKQLHLGGGTPTFFSPAHLERLMDGIFALTKKASAFELSFEGHPNNTTKEHLEALYNKGFTRVCYGVQDYNTTVQRAINRVQPYAHVQNATENARATGYESVGHDIIYGLPFQTQDDVINTINKTISLEPDRIAFYSYAHVPWIKGNGQRGFKDGDLPSADQKRMQYEIGKKMLIKAGYVEIGMDHFALKTDALFEAQQAGTIHRNFMGYNASKTQVMIGLGVSAISDSWYSFAQNVKNIEEYQQLIEDGILPIFRGHILTEEDLIIRQHILNLMCSFETSWDDHQGNFAELPDVLIKLKELESDGLLKIHARKLIVTEKGRPFVRNICLPFDMRLQRNKPETQLFSMTV; encoded by the coding sequence ATGTGTACCCTTATATCAAAGTACAATGTGGCAGGACCACGATATACAAGTTACCCTACTGTTCCTTATTGGGATCAAGATAACTTTTCACTCACCCAGTGGAAGAATACCTTACAAGAAAGCTTTCGCGAAAGCAATACTTCACAAGGAATAAGTCTCTACATACATCTACCTTATTGTGAGAGTATGTGTACTTTTTGTGGATGTAACAAGCGTATTACAAAGAATCATGATGTTGAGATTCCTTATATACAATCTGTACTTAAGGAACTTGCGATGTACGTAACTTTACTAGGAGATAAGCCGGTAATTAAACAACTACACTTAGGTGGAGGAACTCCTACATTTTTCTCACCAGCACATCTAGAACGTCTTATGGACGGGATTTTTGCGCTTACTAAAAAGGCTAGCGCTTTTGAACTCAGCTTTGAAGGGCATCCTAATAATACCACAAAAGAACACCTTGAAGCACTGTACAATAAAGGATTTACCAGAGTATGTTATGGAGTTCAAGATTACAATACAACGGTACAAAGAGCAATAAATCGTGTGCAACCTTATGCACACGTGCAAAACGCTACAGAAAACGCTCGTGCAACAGGTTATGAATCTGTAGGGCACGATATAATATATGGGCTACCGTTTCAAACCCAAGATGATGTTATAAATACCATAAATAAAACCATCTCTCTTGAGCCAGATCGTATCGCTTTTTATAGCTATGCTCACGTGCCATGGATAAAAGGTAACGGACAACGCGGATTTAAGGATGGAGATTTACCTAGTGCAGACCAAAAGAGAATGCAATATGAAATAGGAAAAAAAATGCTCATTAAAGCAGGATACGTTGAGATAGGTATGGATCACTTTGCGCTTAAAACAGATGCTTTATTTGAAGCCCAGCAAGCGGGAACTATACATCGTAATTTTATGGGATATAACGCTAGTAAGACACAAGTTATGATAGGCTTAGGAGTATCTGCCATAAGTGATAGCTGGTATAGTTTTGCTCAGAATGTAAAAAATATAGAAGAGTATCAACAACTTATAGAAGATGGGATTTTACCTATTTTTAGAGGTCATATCCTCACTGAAGAAGACCTTATCATCAGACAACATATTCTTAATTTGATGTGTTCTTTTGAGACTTCCTGGGACGATCATCAAGGGAACTTTGCTGAGCTTCCAGATGTACTGATAAAATTAAAGGAATTAGAAAGCGACGGACTTCTAAAAATACATGCAAGAAAATTAATTGTTACAGAAAAGGGACGTCCATTTGTGAGAAATATATGCCTTCCGTTTGACATGCGATTACAACGTAATAAACCGGAAACTCAGCTCTTTTCTATGACGGTTTAA
- a CDS encoding response regulator — MGTKKLRILLIEDDAIEVMKLKRAIAKLEMNHELIEAKNGEEALEILKDHTVLPDVIFLDLNMPKINGIEFLKILKKDEILRFLPTVMLTTSSNRKDILACYDTGVAGYIIKPLKYDHYVEKIKSALEYWSMNELIKA, encoded by the coding sequence TTGGGGACAAAAAAATTACGAATACTGCTCATAGAGGACGATGCCATTGAGGTAATGAAACTCAAGAGAGCCATAGCAAAGCTAGAAATGAACCATGAGCTCATAGAAGCAAAAAATGGTGAGGAAGCACTTGAGATACTTAAAGATCACACGGTATTGCCAGATGTAATATTTTTAGATCTCAATATGCCAAAAATCAACGGAATAGAGTTCTTGAAGATTTTGAAAAAAGACGAAATTTTACGATTTTTACCCACAGTAATGCTCACGACGTCAAGCAACCGCAAGGATATACTAGCCTGTTATGATACAGGAGTGGCAGGTTATATTATTAAACCTTTAAAATACGATCACTACGTTGAAAAAATAAAATCGGCTTTAGAGTACTGGAGTATGAATGAATTAATCAAAGCATAA
- a CDS encoding LytR/AlgR family response regulator transcription factor produces MNCIIVDDETAARTIVSHLCSQVDELNVIDEFPNAMQAIKFLNKNEIDLIFLDIHMPDFTGFDFIDSLKNPPKIVLTTSDRDFAIEAFEYDCIVDYLVKPITLPRFLKAMQKVESFKSPVVQNIVAPQESKQEETSEKEMYVNIDRRLIKIEFEKIFLVEAKGDYVLIKTEGKNYTVHSTLKKIEEKLPDSLFLKIHRSYIINIKKIVDIEDNSVLIARDVIPISRSNRPELMKRLNLL; encoded by the coding sequence TTGAACTGTATTATTGTAGATGATGAAACTGCGGCACGTACTATCGTATCGCACTTATGTAGCCAGGTAGACGAACTCAATGTAATTGATGAGTTTCCTAACGCGATGCAGGCAATCAAATTTTTAAATAAGAACGAGATTGACCTCATATTCTTAGATATACACATGCCAGATTTTACAGGTTTTGACTTTATAGACTCGCTTAAAAATCCGCCTAAAATTGTACTTACTACCTCAGATCGTGACTTTGCGATAGAAGCTTTTGAGTATGATTGTATTGTAGATTATCTAGTAAAACCTATAACCCTACCTAGATTTCTTAAGGCGATGCAAAAAGTTGAAAGCTTTAAATCTCCAGTAGTACAAAATATTGTGGCTCCTCAAGAATCAAAGCAAGAAGAGACCTCAGAAAAGGAGATGTATGTAAACATAGATAGACGTCTTATAAAGATTGAGTTTGAAAAAATATTTCTCGTAGAAGCAAAAGGTGACTACGTACTTATTAAAACTGAAGGAAAAAATTATACTGTACATTCTACACTTAAGAAAATAGAGGAAAAACTACCAGATAGTCTTTTCTTAAAAATACATCGCTCTTACATTATTAACATTAAGAAAATAGTTGATATTGAAGATAATAGCGTTTTGATAGCTAGAGATGTAATCCCAATAAGTCGTTCTAACAGACCTGAACTTATGAAGCGACTTAACTTGCTGTAA